In one window of Juglans regia cultivar Chandler chromosome 3, Walnut 2.0, whole genome shotgun sequence DNA:
- the LOC118343734 gene encoding 26S proteasome non-ATPase regulatory subunit 6 homolog codes for MDRGLPNLHLEFVKYLFLLRHLDVQDIEKVRLKEEVFAIVKTDDMAPLYETLISESVLEKDQGVLDSMRAKIEDEIKKLDEKIADAEENLGESEVREAHLAKSLFFIRIGDKEKALEQLKVTESKTVAVGQKMDLVFYTLQLGFFYMDFDLISKSIDKAKNLFEEGGDWERKNRLKVYEGLYCMSTRNFKKAADLFLDSISTFTTYELFPYDTFIFYTVLTSIISLDRVSLKQKVVDAPEILTVIGKIPHLSEFLNSLYDCQYKPFFLAFAGLTEQIKLDRYLHPHFRYYMREIRTVVYSQFLESYKSVTIDAMAKAFGVTVEFIDLELSRFIAARKLHCKIDKVAGVLETNRPDAKNALYQATIKQGDFLLNRIQKLSRVIDL; via the exons ATGGACAGGGGATTGCCTAATTTGCATCTCGAGTTTGTTAAATAC CTCTTCCTTTTGAGGCACCTGGACGTCCAGGACATCGAGAAGGTCCGCCTTAAGGAGGAGGTCTTCGCCATCGTCAAAACCGATGATATGGCTCCGTTGTATGAAACCCTAATTTCCGAGTCGGTACTGGAGAAAGATCAGGGCGTTCTGGACTCGATGCGCGCGAAGATCGAAGACGAGATTAAGAAGCTTGACGAAAAGATAGCTGATGCTGAAGAGAACTTGGGTGAAAGTGAAGTCCGAGAAGCTCATTTGGCAAAGTCCTTGTTTTTCATTCGAATTGGTGACAAGGAGAAAGCATTGGAACAACTCAAGGTGACGGAAAGCAAAACAGTTGCGGTTGGGCAAAAGATGGACTTGGTGTTCTATACACTGCAGCTTGGTTTTTTCTACATGGATTTTGATCTAATTTCCAAAAGCATTGATAAAGCAAAGAACTTGTTTGAAGAAGGCGGAGATTGGGAAAGAAAGAACCGCCTGAAGGTGTATGAAGGCTTGTACTGCATGTCTACTCGAAACTTCAAGAAGGCAGCTGATCTATTTTTGGATTCAATTTCAACCTTCACAACTTATGAACTTTTTCCTTATGACACCTTCATATTCTACACTGTTCTTACGAGCATAATATCCCTGGATAGAGTTTCCCTGAAGCAAAAGGTTGTGGATGCTCCAGAGATCTTGACAGTGATCGGGAAAATCCCTCATCTTTCGGAGTTTTTGAACTCTTTATATGATTGTCAGTATAAACCATTTTTCTTGGCATTTGCTGGCCTGACGGAGCAAATAAAATTGGACCGCTATTTGCATCCACACTTCCGGTACTATATGAGGGAGATCAGAACTGTGGTTTATTCCCAGTTCTTGGAATCCTACAAGAGTGTTACGATTGATGCAATGGCTAAGGCATTTGGAGTTACGGTGGAGTTTATTGATCTGGAACTCTCACGATTTATTGCAGCAAGGAAGCTTCATTGCAAGATTGACAAAGTTGCAGGTGTTCTTGAGACCAATCGTCCAGATGCAAAGAATGCTCTTTACCAAGCAACTATCAAGCAAGGGGACTTCCTTTTAAATCGGATCCAGAAGCTGTCTCGTGTCATTGATCTGTGA
- the LOC118347964 gene encoding cysteine-rich repeat secretory protein 38-like, protein MNYTQIVKEDRGSEEMETFHLAIVCVILSAIALSSCHCHAITNVNTGFVCSEADGSATENAFQTNLKNLLDTLVVKVPVSNGFYKTETGKKSNKLYGLVQCRGDMSAGDCANCTKNAAAAALKECPKSKQVWTWFTWCFLRYSDQSFFGIMDQASAAITNDTDFDDPYVVSKGLDFMGGLASTAPNQPHMFQKAVLDVGKSGKRYGMAQCTLDINRADCGKCLDSQLTLFRTIIGNKRGWETYGSSCFMWYHDYLFYFNISTPASEGARRPSSHIGVTIGVIIGMLALLAVV, encoded by the exons ATGAACTACACCCAAATTGTCAAAGAGGACAGAGGCTCCGAGGAGATGGAAACATTCCATCTTGCTATAGTCTGTGTTATATTGTCAGCTATAGCTTTGTCAAGTTGTCATTGCCATGCTATAACGAATGTCAATACAGGTTTTGTGTGCTCAGAAGCGGATGGTTCTGCCACTGAGAATGCATTCCAGACAAATCTCAAGAATCTGTTGGATACCCTTGTTGTGAAAGTGCCTGTATCCAACGGCTTCTATAAAACAGAAACCGGAAAGAAATCCAACAAGCTCTACGGACTCGTACAATGTAGAGGCGACATGTCTGCCGGTGACTGTGCTAATTGCACCAAGAACGCCGCTGCAGCAGCCCTCAAGGAGTGTCCAAAGAGCAAACAGGTTTGGACCTGGTTCACGTGGTGTTTTCTACGCTATTCTGATCAGAGTTTTTTTGGAATTATGGATCAGGCTTCAGCGGCCATCACCAATGATACTGATTTCGATGATCCATATGTGGTTTCTAAAGGACTTGACTTCATGGGTGGCCTTGCTTCCACAGCTCCTAATCAGCCTCATATGTTCCAGAAAGCGGTGTTGGATGTTGGAAAAAGTGGGAAGAGGTATGGCATGGCTCAGTGCACTCTAGATATCAATAGGGCTGACTGTGGCAAGTGCTTGGATTCTCAATTGACGTTGTTTAGGACAATTATTGGCAATAAAAGAGGGTGGGAAACATACGGTTCTAGTTGTTTTATGTGGTACCATGACTACCTATTTTACTTCAACATCTCGACCCCTGCAAGTGAAG GTGCTCGAAGACCCTCTTCGCATATAGGAGTTACGATTGGCGTAATTATTGGAATGCTAGCACTTCTGGCAGTCGTCTAG